In one Rutidosis leptorrhynchoides isolate AG116_Rl617_1_P2 chromosome 8, CSIRO_AGI_Rlap_v1, whole genome shotgun sequence genomic region, the following are encoded:
- the LOC139865019 gene encoding phosphatidylinositol 4-kinase gamma 5-like: protein MSANRDSPVQTQMAVSIFRSPLGAEYHGKSRIEGAKATGRRRVFVQTETGCVLGMEIDRSDNAHMVKRRLQIALNVPFEESSLSFGDMVLNNDLSAVRNDSPLLFTRNALHRSSSTPCLSPFGKDLQQKDQSGPVEILGHAGSFVRTKQIVDEVVNAIKNGVDPVPVHGGLGGAYYFKNIKGESVAIVKPTDEEPFAPNNPKGFVGKALGQPGLKRSVRVGETGFREVAAFLLDYDHFANVPPTALVKITHSIFNVNDDVSKNINNNNTNINKKIQRKKKLYSKIASLQQFIAHDFDASDHGTSSFPVSVVHRIGILDVRIFNTDRHAGNLLVRKMNNDEVGRFSEVELIPIDHGLCLPENLEDPYFEWIHWPQSSIPFSEDELEYIEKLDPYGDSDMLKTELPMIREACLRVLVLCTVFLKEAASYGLCLAEIGEMMSREFRCGEEEPSELEVLCMDARKVVAEKETEMAVLSPKCDDFEDGFQFDIDCDESAFDLTPKLSNDSFVNTSLPYQFGYGRNPLTKLEETIEEEEEEEGSDEETNEVVPYASTVVPSVSKLSISLTNSCSLGDKGKKTKVESNGGFVGVTSSSGHKSANEMLPAGTNFVKFDDMNEEEWSAFLDIFQDLLHDAFAKRKSIVMGQKPRQRLGTSCQF, encoded by the coding sequence ATGTCGGCTAACCGAGACAGCCCGGTTCAAACCCAAATGGCCGTTTCGATTTTCAGAAGCCCGTTAGGGGCAGAGTACCATGGTAAGAGTAGGATTGAGGGGGCAAAAGCCACCGGCAGAAGACGAGTGTTTGTTCAAACTGAAACGGGCTGTGTTTTAGGTATGGAGATCGATCGAAGCGATAACGCTCATATGGTTAAACGAAGGTTACAGATTGCTTTAAACGTTCCGTTTGAAGAGAGTTCTTTAAGTTTTGGTGACATGGTTTTGAACAACGATTTAAGTGCTGTTCGTAACGATTCACCACTTCTTTTTACTAGAAACGCGTTACATCGAAGCTCTTCGACCCCTTGTTTATCTCCATTTGGTAAAGATCTACAACAGAAAGATCAGAGTGGGCCCGTTGAGATATTGGGTCACGCGGGTAGTTTTGTTAGAACGAAACAAATCGTTGATGAGGTTGTGAACGCGATTAAGAACGGTGTTGACCCGGTTCCGGTACACGGTGGACTTGGCGGTGCGTATTACTTTAAAAATATTAAAGGTGAGAGTGTTGCGATAGTGAAACCGACCGATGAAGAACCGTTTGCTCCGAATAACCCGAAAGGGTTTGTGGGTAAAGCTCTGGGTCAACCCGGGTTGAAGCGTTCAGTTCGTGTTGGTGAAACTGGTTTTCGAGAGGTGGCTGCCTTTCTTCTTGATTATGATCATTTTGCCAATGTGCCTCCGACTGCATTGGTCAAAATCACACATTCGATATTCAATGTCAATGATGACGTCAGCAAAAACATAAACAATAACAACACCAACATCAATAAGAAGATTCAAAGAAAGAAGAAACTTTATAGTAAAATTGCTTCGTTGCAGCAGTTTATAGCGCATGATTTTGATGCGAGTGATCATGGAACATCGAGTTTTCCAGTGTCCGTTGTTCATCGAATCGGTATATTAGACGTAAGGATTTTTAACACCGATCGACATGCGGGTAATTTACTAGTTAGAAAGATGAACAATGATGAAGTTGGGAGATTTAGTGAAGTTGAACTCATACCAATCGATCACGGCCTATGTTTACCTGAAAATTTGGAGGATCCGTATTTCGAGTGGATCCATTGGCCTCAATCTTCGATCCCGTTTTCGGAAGATGAACTCGAGTATATTGAAAAACTTGACCCGTATGGTGACTCGGATATGTTAAAAACCGAACTTCCAATGATCCGAGAAGCTTGTTTACGGGTTCTTGTTTTATGCACGGTTTTTTTAAAGGAAGCGGCTTCTTATGGTTTGTGTCTTGCGGAAATTGGTGAAATGATGAGTCGGGAATTTCGATGTGGTGAAGAAGAACCGAGCGAACTCGAGGTTTTATGTATGGACGCGAGAAAAGTTGTAGCCGAAAAAGAGACGGAAATGGCGGTTTTGTCTCCAAAATGTGATGATTTCGAAGATGGATTTCAGTTTGATATTGATTGTGATGAGTCAGCGTTTGATTTAACTCCGAAATTGTCAAACGATAGCTTCGTGAACACGTCACTACCTTATCAATTTGGGTATGGGCGAAACCCGCTTACTAAGCTTGAAGAAACGATTgaagaggaggaggaggaggaaggAAGTGACGAGGAGACGAATGAGGTTGTACCTTATGCATCTACGGTGGTACCTTCTGTTTCAAAGCTTTCGATTTCTCTTACAAATAGTTGTAGCTTGGGTGATAAAGGTAAGAAAACGAAGGTAGAAAGCAATGGTGGGTTTGTGGGTGTGACTTCATCGTCTGGACATAAGAGTGCGAATGAGATGTTGCCAGCTGGCACTAATTTTGTGAAGTTCGatgatatgaatgaagaagaatggaGTGCGTTTCTTGATATTTTTCAAGATCTGCTACACGATGCATTTGCAAAGCGAAAGTCGATTGTAATGGGGCAGAAACCGAGACAGAGGCTCGGGACTTCATGCCAGTTTTGA